The following are encoded in a window of Mycolicibacterium tusciae JS617 genomic DNA:
- a CDS encoding vWA domain-containing protein, whose product MATWVRKSFDSHGLTQQKPGPHLSKIQELAAGWVVLCIDISGSMSGSPIRQACDGARRFLAEAAQNGYRVALLEWHHDVGGYHGFNTGLARIDAILKKGLTASGGNNIVPTLDLCEREMGDHRGDRVVAIFGDGDLGDPGSAKRKADALHMKGIRILTLGLGAGSANALSVISTEDRAEPRMVEADRLADGIAGLAGALKRTSL is encoded by the coding sequence ATGGCCACCTGGGTTCGCAAATCGTTTGACTCACACGGGCTCACCCAACAGAAGCCGGGCCCGCACCTATCCAAGATCCAGGAGTTGGCCGCGGGCTGGGTGGTGTTGTGCATCGACATCAGCGGATCCATGTCGGGGAGTCCTATCCGGCAGGCGTGCGACGGTGCGCGCCGGTTCTTGGCGGAGGCAGCGCAGAACGGCTATCGAGTGGCGCTGCTGGAGTGGCATCACGACGTCGGCGGGTACCACGGGTTCAACACCGGATTGGCGCGCATCGACGCGATCCTTAAGAAGGGCTTGACCGCATCCGGTGGCAACAACATCGTCCCCACCCTGGACCTGTGCGAACGGGAGATGGGCGACCACCGCGGGGACCGCGTGGTCGCCATATTTGGTGATGGCGACCTGGGGGATCCGGGCAGCGCGAAGCGAAAGGCCGATGCGCTGCACATGAAAGGCATTCGGATCCTGACGCTGGGTTTGGGAGCGGGGTCGGCGAATGCGCTGAGTGTGATCAGCACCGAAGACAGGGCCGAGCCCAGGATGGTGGAGGCGGATCGATTAGCCGACGGCATCGCCGGGCTCGCCGGAGCGTTGAAACGGACATCACTGTGA
- a CDS encoding ATP-binding protein produces the protein MTGTLSALYRMDAVESLARGRTGDPAEILYLLRYGAWTEGTCSPATRLTSTRWVHIGGLPLMPDDDAGPFETLLSGLINASTVIEVVLDHSDEGLALFVGGDPDTVKFGRRMMAPRVDPQPVATPPNRAGWHQLGLVFRLLNHNALGHEPPEGRTRLLERLGTIDGDWRLCWRIAGCDLGHLDALTSRIEDVEEIAAQQKSGTQQVTATSSASVTSNSWARIARWLAHLHDHLCLGRSVGLWQMTTHALSPDPATLNSVSAVCRAAIPVSATRIFATDVCGVGAAGDPPPTSVVTTFDVAAMLASPPATVPGLRVHRSIRSGRYSGSRPSPLVVGQFYGTDVKCELDLEDLEGHAFIAGTTGSGKTATVTRIVAEAWNRHRIPCLILDPVKDDYTQTARHFRGGLTVVRGSTLCMNILQPWPGTPVDVHVSRVSQAFRGSFSMPSPAPYVVTQMFDSLLAQRGGPGEYASLADLRDSLDGLVHRMGYGSENTANIRAAVMTRLNLLLAPTRAHRFVWHDSAQLRNLFARPTVVTLADLGDDEERSFVVLLLALTVWSAARARHDPKPVEHLLVLEEAHRVIPEVGNQPLMDESGSAQRESATLLTSMLAEVRGFGEQVLVVDQSPAKVAADVVRNTNLKIAHRVVHPDDQRQLGGSLSLPDDDHAALGSLERGQVVISTRSEPAAQLVKIGLAPTFGSQAAATEKPRLSQWPCCTSNDTAGANHFFAWQRAGDAAAYLALFLVGIRFGDGDGSKLRQFVFQSMLRISSMRDLSRECLVWSGIRTVLNAERAIGLIKSPGAFQSALDASYAAWATKRPGEAVLGVDVRLDAGNYTARCDMCDEMCGVRIPAQLRLAAQPRTGLRALTVSTRRDALPSIEHAVARDTEVLVMLLGEEAAWRLQRCQIAQAVHHAQLDRSIAQQIETNVRKILTSTGAKP, from the coding sequence ATGACGGGCACCCTTTCCGCGCTTTACCGGATGGACGCCGTGGAGTCGTTGGCGCGTGGACGCACCGGCGATCCGGCGGAGATTCTCTACCTGCTGAGGTACGGGGCCTGGACCGAGGGAACATGCTCGCCCGCAACGAGACTCACGAGCACAAGGTGGGTGCATATCGGTGGGCTGCCGCTCATGCCGGACGACGATGCGGGACCGTTCGAGACGTTGCTGAGCGGGTTGATCAACGCGTCGACGGTGATCGAGGTGGTGCTCGATCACTCCGATGAGGGGTTGGCGCTTTTCGTCGGGGGAGATCCGGACACCGTGAAGTTCGGGCGCCGGATGATGGCGCCACGGGTCGATCCGCAACCGGTCGCCACGCCGCCCAACCGAGCTGGGTGGCATCAGCTGGGCCTGGTGTTCCGCCTGCTGAACCACAACGCATTGGGCCACGAACCACCCGAAGGCAGAACACGACTGCTAGAACGACTGGGCACAATCGACGGGGACTGGCGCCTGTGCTGGCGAATCGCCGGATGTGACCTCGGTCACCTGGACGCGCTGACCTCCCGAATCGAGGACGTCGAAGAGATTGCGGCACAGCAGAAGTCGGGCACGCAGCAGGTAACGGCGACGTCATCGGCATCGGTAACCTCGAATTCGTGGGCGCGGATCGCGCGCTGGCTGGCCCATCTACATGACCATCTATGCCTGGGCCGATCAGTCGGACTCTGGCAGATGACCACGCACGCGCTGAGCCCCGATCCGGCGACGCTCAACTCAGTTTCTGCTGTCTGCCGCGCCGCGATCCCGGTCTCGGCGACCCGCATTTTCGCCACCGACGTGTGCGGAGTGGGCGCCGCGGGCGATCCGCCACCCACCTCGGTGGTGACCACCTTCGACGTCGCGGCCATGCTGGCATCCCCGCCGGCAACGGTGCCAGGATTGCGGGTACACCGGTCGATCCGGTCGGGACGGTACTCGGGTTCGAGACCGTCGCCGCTGGTGGTCGGACAGTTCTACGGCACCGATGTCAAGTGCGAACTCGATCTCGAGGACCTCGAAGGACACGCGTTCATCGCCGGCACCACTGGGTCGGGAAAGACGGCGACGGTCACCCGCATCGTCGCCGAGGCGTGGAACAGGCACCGCATCCCGTGCCTGATCCTCGATCCGGTCAAGGACGACTACACGCAGACGGCCCGCCACTTTCGTGGGGGCCTCACCGTCGTGCGGGGTTCGACGCTGTGCATGAACATCCTCCAACCTTGGCCCGGAACGCCCGTCGACGTGCACGTCTCCCGGGTCTCCCAGGCGTTTCGGGGGTCATTCTCGATGCCGTCCCCGGCGCCGTACGTTGTCACCCAGATGTTCGACTCGCTGTTGGCCCAACGTGGCGGTCCTGGTGAGTACGCAAGCCTCGCCGATCTCAGGGATTCGCTCGACGGATTGGTGCACCGGATGGGCTACGGATCGGAAAACACTGCGAACATCCGAGCAGCGGTGATGACCCGGTTGAATCTGTTGCTGGCGCCCACCCGCGCACACCGGTTCGTCTGGCACGACTCCGCTCAGCTGCGCAATCTCTTCGCCAGACCGACTGTCGTGACGTTGGCAGATCTGGGCGACGACGAGGAGCGTTCTTTCGTCGTGCTGCTGCTGGCGTTGACGGTCTGGTCGGCTGCCAGGGCTCGGCATGACCCCAAACCCGTCGAGCACCTCTTGGTCCTCGAGGAGGCGCACCGGGTGATTCCGGAGGTGGGGAACCAGCCGCTGATGGACGAAAGTGGCAGCGCCCAAAGGGAATCGGCAACGCTTTTGACATCGATGCTGGCGGAGGTTCGAGGATTTGGGGAGCAGGTCCTGGTGGTCGACCAGAGCCCTGCCAAAGTGGCTGCCGATGTCGTGCGCAACACCAACCTCAAGATCGCGCACCGGGTGGTGCACCCCGATGACCAGCGGCAGCTCGGCGGCTCCCTGAGTCTTCCGGACGACGACCACGCCGCACTCGGGTCGCTGGAACGCGGCCAGGTGGTCATCTCGACCCGCAGTGAGCCGGCAGCGCAACTGGTGAAGATCGGCCTGGCGCCCACCTTCGGGTCGCAGGCCGCGGCAACCGAGAAACCGCGACTCTCGCAATGGCCGTGCTGTACGTCCAACGACACGGCGGGCGCCAACCACTTCTTCGCCTGGCAGCGAGCCGGCGACGCAGCGGCCTACCTGGCGCTGTTCCTCGTCGGCATTCGTTTTGGCGACGGTGACGGTTCGAAGCTTCGCCAGTTTGTATTCCAGTCCATGTTGCGAATCTCATCGATGCGTGATCTGAGCCGAGAATGCCTGGTGTGGTCGGGAATACGCACCGTGCTCAACGCGGAGCGGGCCATCGGCCTGATCAAGTCGCCGGGAGCGTTTCAATCGGCGCTCGACGCCAGCTATGCGGCTTGGGCGACAAAGAGGCCGGGAGAGGCCGTCCTGGGTGTCGATGTCCGTCTGGACGCCGGCAATTACACCGCCCGCTGCGATATGTGCGACGAGATGTGTGGTGTGCGTATCCCGGCCCAGTTGCGACTCGCGGCCCAGCCACGCACTGGGCTTCGGGCGCTGACCGTGTCCACCCGCCGTGATGCGCTGCCGTCGATCGAACACGCCGTCGCCCGGGATACCGAAGTCCTCGTCATGCTGTTGGGCGAAGAAGCTGCCTGGCGCCTACAGCGGTGCCAGATCGCGCAGGCGGTGCATCACGCCCAATTGGACCGTTCGATCGCTCAGCAGATCGAGACCAATGTAAGAAAGATCCTCACCTCGACAGGAGCCAAGCCGTGA
- a CDS encoding Hsp70 family protein: protein MIVLGIDLGTTYSVVARVGDDGEAEVIPNAQGSLTTPSAVYFEADGTALIGQEAKECGAVDADNTITHVKRRMGERFDIGVRGKVLGPEGISALILRGLVDTALASIGATGPVQAVITVPAYFGVAEREATAQAAEIAGIEVLELIAEPVAAAVAYGVDKGETGTVLVYDLGGGTFDTTVISLTSTGPAVLVTDGDHELGGADWDERILGHLMERFCTLNGIDDAPDDESWLQDLALRAEQLKKDLTGLTAKTVALRYDGATAKIEVTRQEVEDVTSDLLDRTFHIVDRTLATAKSSGAQNPTKALLVGGSSRMVAVARELQARYRVETVLADPDLAVAKGAALHAQALAGLKAPSLPVGAMSKKAQRGLLLSRVSSVLPRSLGVLIHDSFDPEGTRRFVDHLVAANSSLPVRPVVKTYSTCLDNQDKIRVEIFEQAGATASPELEHNRRVLDGELTGIPALKGGSPIEVEIGVDRDGRITVTATEPKSRKRLVLESYIEGVADSAEATRQAEIVGGIRILNG from the coding sequence GTGATCGTTCTGGGAATCGATCTGGGAACCACGTATTCGGTAGTCGCGCGCGTCGGCGACGACGGGGAAGCCGAGGTGATCCCCAACGCCCAGGGTTCGCTGACCACTCCGTCGGCGGTGTACTTCGAGGCTGATGGCACTGCACTGATAGGGCAGGAGGCCAAGGAGTGCGGGGCGGTGGACGCCGACAACACCATCACTCATGTCAAGCGCCGGATGGGTGAACGCTTCGACATCGGAGTGAGGGGCAAAGTGCTGGGGCCCGAGGGGATTTCCGCGCTCATCCTGCGGGGCTTGGTCGACACGGCCTTGGCGTCAATCGGGGCGACGGGGCCGGTGCAGGCGGTGATCACCGTGCCGGCGTATTTCGGTGTCGCCGAGCGGGAGGCCACGGCGCAGGCCGCCGAGATCGCCGGAATAGAGGTGCTCGAACTCATCGCAGAACCCGTCGCGGCCGCCGTCGCCTACGGTGTGGACAAGGGTGAAACCGGCACCGTGCTGGTCTATGACCTCGGCGGAGGCACATTCGACACCACGGTGATCTCGCTGACCTCGACAGGTCCCGCCGTTCTGGTCACTGATGGCGATCACGAACTCGGCGGGGCGGATTGGGACGAGCGGATCCTCGGGCACCTCATGGAGCGGTTCTGCACGCTGAACGGGATCGACGATGCACCGGACGACGAGTCCTGGCTACAGGATCTCGCGCTGCGCGCTGAGCAGCTGAAGAAGGATCTCACCGGGCTCACCGCCAAGACAGTCGCTCTGCGATACGACGGAGCGACGGCCAAGATCGAGGTGACCCGTCAGGAGGTCGAAGACGTCACGAGTGATCTGCTCGACCGCACGTTCCACATCGTGGATCGGACCCTGGCGACCGCAAAATCATCTGGCGCGCAAAATCCGACCAAGGCTCTGCTGGTCGGTGGATCGAGCCGGATGGTAGCAGTGGCCCGTGAACTGCAGGCGCGATACCGCGTCGAGACCGTCCTCGCCGACCCGGATCTGGCGGTGGCGAAGGGCGCTGCGTTGCATGCGCAGGCGCTGGCCGGGCTGAAGGCGCCCAGTTTGCCCGTCGGCGCGATGAGCAAGAAGGCGCAACGCGGGCTGCTGCTGAGTCGAGTCAGCTCGGTTCTGCCGAGGAGCCTGGGTGTGCTCATTCATGACAGCTTCGATCCCGAGGGCACCCGGAGATTCGTCGATCACCTGGTTGCCGCCAATTCTTCGTTGCCCGTGCGACCGGTCGTCAAGACCTACTCGACATGTCTGGACAACCAGGACAAGATCCGGGTCGAGATCTTCGAACAAGCCGGTGCGACAGCGTCTCCCGAACTAGAACACAACCGCCGTGTACTCGACGGTGAGCTGACCGGTATCCCGGCGCTCAAGGGCGGTTCGCCGATCGAAGTCGAGATCGGGGTGGACCGCGACGGCCGTATCACCGTGACGGCGACCGAGCCGAAGAGCCGCAAGAGGTTGGTGCTGGAGTCTTACATCGAAGGCGTGGCCGATTCGGCTGAGGCGACCCGTCAGGCCGAGATCGTTGGCGGAATAAGGATTCTCAATGGGTAA
- a CDS encoding TRAFAC clade GTPase domain-containing protein has translation MDEAGPFIAFIFAVGVGIFVIWVVAVAALKAFSFLIYIVPIVFAVAVAAGAVFAIVTTAWVLWGGGAPPPLIRSPQKVIAKEVFRRSPTGPTKAYGWDWAWPSYLPYQVTEDVKAIYATQTTLLSGYWKSAFGRIATSGIAVRVIATPLIAGSIGLFGASVLLVTTLILALLAIPFALAMLLRWVIIFALRGIDVAYRIVMRSSAKCPDCYEPTTLPSFECPNTGCATVHRDVRPGRLGVFVRRCGCGASMPTMVVRSSWSKLQAKCPSCNAALSQGAGSRRTVQIPVFGTTASGKTRFMLSATVALGEKLHSQGGTLAGSTNTAQGQLDSARQLIIERANTAKTDAKLPQAFGLVVEPAEGRAVELHLYDAAGELFDTWDSSANLRYLHSAEGMVFVVDPLTTPAAKAALQRTGATGSVSIGHGSPTDSYDNAVEHLRAAGSDLKQKSLAVVLTKADVLLQLPVAGDLTPGDEASVRDWLVEHDLDSLMERTRLDFGSVKFFTVDSMHSTDPAAPLSPFHPLDWLLRELKTNLIRPEVSGVPSASPTPNRAATAAPVNPAV, from the coding sequence ATGGATGAGGCAGGCCCGTTTATCGCCTTTATCTTCGCCGTCGGCGTAGGTATTTTCGTCATTTGGGTCGTCGCGGTCGCGGCGTTGAAGGCGTTCTCATTCCTGATTTACATCGTTCCGATCGTCTTCGCCGTTGCCGTCGCCGCGGGGGCCGTGTTCGCGATTGTCACCACAGCATGGGTGCTCTGGGGCGGCGGTGCGCCACCGCCGCTGATCCGGTCTCCGCAGAAGGTGATTGCCAAAGAAGTCTTCCGGCGCTCACCGACGGGCCCGACGAAGGCCTACGGCTGGGATTGGGCGTGGCCGTCGTACCTTCCTTATCAGGTGACTGAGGATGTCAAAGCTATCTACGCGACCCAGACGACCTTGCTGAGCGGATACTGGAAGTCGGCCTTCGGTCGCATCGCCACCAGCGGGATCGCCGTGCGGGTGATTGCGACTCCATTGATCGCCGGATCCATCGGCCTGTTCGGTGCCAGCGTCCTGTTGGTGACGACTCTGATCCTGGCGCTGCTTGCCATCCCGTTCGCCCTCGCGATGCTGCTGCGGTGGGTGATCATATTTGCGCTACGAGGTATCGACGTGGCTTATCGGATCGTCATGCGCTCTTCGGCAAAATGCCCGGATTGCTACGAGCCCACCACGCTGCCCAGCTTCGAATGCCCGAATACGGGCTGCGCCACTGTTCATCGCGACGTGCGACCCGGCCGTCTGGGTGTCTTTGTACGTCGTTGCGGCTGTGGGGCATCGATGCCCACCATGGTGGTCCGCTCGTCGTGGTCGAAACTGCAAGCCAAGTGCCCGTCGTGTAATGCGGCTTTGAGTCAAGGTGCGGGAAGCCGGCGTACGGTCCAGATCCCCGTGTTCGGCACCACCGCTTCAGGCAAGACCCGATTCATGCTCTCCGCGACGGTGGCACTTGGCGAGAAGCTGCATTCCCAGGGCGGCACCCTGGCCGGCAGCACCAATACGGCACAGGGCCAGTTGGACAGTGCCCGCCAGCTGATCATCGAGCGCGCAAACACTGCGAAAACCGACGCCAAACTCCCACAGGCGTTCGGGCTCGTCGTGGAACCGGCTGAGGGCCGGGCGGTGGAACTGCATCTCTATGACGCGGCGGGGGAGTTGTTCGACACCTGGGATTCCAGCGCGAACCTCCGTTACCTGCACTCTGCCGAAGGCATGGTTTTCGTCGTCGATCCGTTGACCACACCGGCGGCGAAGGCTGCGCTGCAGCGAACGGGGGCGACGGGTTCTGTGTCGATCGGGCACGGCAGCCCCACCGATTCCTACGACAACGCCGTCGAGCATCTCCGAGCGGCCGGCTCCGACCTCAAACAGAAGTCGCTGGCGGTGGTGCTCACGAAGGCCGACGTATTGTTGCAGCTCCCTGTCGCCGGAGACCTAACGCCGGGTGATGAGGCATCGGTGCGGGACTGGCTAGTTGAACACGACTTGGACTCATTGATGGAACGCACCAGGTTGGACTTCGGGAGCGTTAAGTTTTTCACCGTCGATTCGATGCACTCGACCGACCCGGCAGCACCGCTGAGCCCGTTCCACCCGCTGGACTGGCTGCTGCGCGAGCTGAAGACCAACCTGATCCGGCCGGAAGTCAGTGGCGTGCCCAGCGCAAGCCCGACCCCGAACCGCGCGGCTACTGCCGCGCCGGTCAACCCAGCAGTATGA
- a CDS encoding IS256 family transposase, which produces MLTVVHDTDEANANDGGGRSLLDEIVRDGARQMLAAALKAEVAAYIDAHAGELDESGRRLVVRNGSHAGREVLTAAGAVAVTAPRVNDKRIDADTGERQRFSSAILPAWARKSPQMTEVLPLLYLHGLSTSDFGPALEQFLGSSAGLSATTITRLTSQWQEEAKAFGARDLSGTDFVYLWVDGIHLKVRLEQEKLCLLVMIGVRSDGRKELVALADGYRESTESWADLLRSCRRRGMIAPVLAVGDGALGFWKAMREVFPATREQRCWFHKQANVLSCLPKSAQPGAVAAMREIYNAEDLDHAQVAIKAFEIDYGAKYPKAVAKIVDDADVLLEFYKYPAEHWIHLRTTNPIESTFATVRLRTKVTKGPGSRAAGIAMAYKLIDAAQARWRAVNAPHLVALVRAGAVFHKGKLLERPADITPPEPAESTETEVA; this is translated from the coding sequence ATGCTCACCGTAGTTCACGACACCGATGAGGCCAACGCCAATGACGGCGGTGGTCGGTCGTTGTTGGATGAGATCGTGCGCGACGGCGCCCGGCAGATGCTGGCCGCGGCGCTGAAGGCTGAGGTGGCCGCCTACATCGATGCCCACGCCGGTGAGCTCGATGAGAGCGGTCGCCGGCTGGTGGTCCGCAACGGCTCCCACGCCGGGCGTGAGGTGTTGACCGCCGCGGGCGCGGTGGCGGTGACCGCGCCGCGGGTCAACGACAAGCGTATCGACGCCGATACCGGTGAGCGGCAGCGGTTTTCCTCGGCGATCCTGCCGGCGTGGGCGCGCAAGTCCCCGCAGATGACTGAGGTGCTGCCGCTGCTGTACCTGCACGGCCTGTCGACCAGTGACTTCGGGCCGGCCTTGGAGCAGTTCCTCGGGTCCAGTGCCGGGCTCTCGGCGACGACGATCACACGGCTGACCAGCCAGTGGCAGGAGGAGGCCAAGGCCTTCGGGGCCCGGGATCTGTCGGGCACTGACTTCGTCTACCTGTGGGTCGACGGCATTCACCTCAAGGTCCGCCTCGAGCAGGAGAAGCTGTGCCTGTTGGTGATGATCGGGGTCCGCTCCGATGGCCGCAAGGAACTCGTCGCCCTGGCCGACGGGTATCGAGAATCGACCGAGTCGTGGGCCGATCTGCTGCGGTCGTGTCGCCGCCGCGGGATGATCGCCCCGGTGTTGGCCGTCGGTGACGGTGCACTGGGCTTTTGGAAGGCGATGCGCGAGGTGTTCCCGGCTACCCGCGAGCAGCGCTGCTGGTTTCACAAACAGGCCAATGTCCTTTCCTGCCTGCCCAAATCGGCGCAACCCGGTGCGGTCGCGGCGATGCGGGAGATCTACAACGCCGAGGACCTCGACCACGCGCAGGTCGCGATCAAGGCCTTCGAGATCGACTACGGCGCCAAGTACCCCAAGGCGGTCGCCAAGATCGTCGACGACGCCGACGTGCTGTTGGAGTTCTACAAATACCCAGCCGAACACTGGATCCACTTGCGCACCACGAATCCGATCGAATCAACCTTCGCCACCGTGCGATTGCGGACGAAGGTCACCAAGGGGCCGGGATCCCGCGCGGCCGGAATTGCCATGGCCTACAAGCTTATCGACGCCGCACAAGCCCGGTGGCGGGCAGTCAACGCACCCCACCTGGTCGCCCTCGTCCGTGCCGGCGCCGTCTTCCACAAAGGCAAGCTACTCGAACGCCCCGCCGACATCACACCGCCCGAGCCGGCCGAATCAACCGAAACGGAGGTCGCCTGA
- a CDS encoding vWA domain-containing protein translates to MGNWVRKTFESHGLTQHKPGPHLAKIQELACGWVILCIDVSGSMSGTRLAQACAGARRFLNEATANNYRVALVSWDTGIVESYDFEAGARTIDKALTHGLSDGGGTNIVPALEHSHRVLTGLRGDRVVAVFGDGDLGDVSGARRHATAMHAEGIRIVTLGLGHGAATALDEISTEDREIPRVVDEENISTGIAGLARALKTNS, encoded by the coding sequence ATGGGTAACTGGGTTCGCAAGACCTTCGAATCGCACGGGCTTACTCAGCACAAACCCGGCCCTCACCTAGCGAAGATCCAGGAACTCGCGTGCGGGTGGGTGATCCTGTGCATCGACGTGAGCGGGTCGATGTCGGGAACGCGGCTCGCCCAGGCCTGTGCGGGGGCGCGCCGGTTCCTGAACGAGGCGACCGCGAACAACTACCGCGTCGCGTTAGTCTCCTGGGATACCGGGATCGTGGAGTCCTACGACTTCGAGGCCGGTGCTCGAACGATCGACAAGGCACTCACACACGGGCTAAGTGACGGTGGAGGCACGAATATAGTCCCCGCGCTGGAACATTCGCACCGTGTGCTCACCGGTCTGCGGGGCGACAGGGTGGTCGCAGTCTTCGGAGACGGCGACCTGGGAGATGTCTCCGGCGCCAGACGACACGCTACCGCGATGCACGCCGAGGGAATCCGGATCGTGACGCTGGGCCTAGGACACGGCGCTGCCACTGCGCTGGACGAGATCTCCACCGAAGATCGTGAAATCCCGCGTGTGGTGGACGAGGAGAACATCTCCACCGGCATCGCCGGCCTGGCACGTGCCCTGAAGACGAATAGCTGA
- a CDS encoding TRAFAC clade GTPase domain-containing protein yields MCHSVLPSTFGDEKSPMFGMVGVKGSGKTVYLTVLIHELTTSIRRRFGASIHTIGESPMIGKVKQFRETINSGGALPESTAAAAAEKKYPIVLEWRQEKEGLLKRTSVSSTILSFYDTAGEDLQTQNATSSLAYLAAADGLIVVLDPFQFPENIQRGRSLGVSEDSLDTPAIEVISRITELLREADSVKASKRIKRPLALVVSKIDAFFDDVPSDHAIRQSPSKLPAFDEAESADLHNHVEALIDEWGGEDVLSLLRTNYDNYRFFAASALGAQPDYRAARADSQGLRPHRVAEPLLWLMANDKIIAKQG; encoded by the coding sequence GTGTGCCATTCGGTGCTGCCGTCGACATTTGGTGACGAGAAGAGCCCGATGTTCGGGATGGTGGGCGTCAAGGGATCGGGGAAAACGGTGTATCTGACCGTGCTGATCCATGAACTGACCACGTCGATTCGCCGCCGTTTTGGGGCATCGATCCATACCATCGGCGAATCCCCGATGATCGGCAAGGTCAAGCAATTCCGGGAAACTATCAACAGCGGCGGTGCACTTCCCGAATCGACGGCGGCCGCCGCTGCCGAGAAGAAGTACCCGATCGTGCTGGAATGGCGCCAAGAAAAGGAAGGTCTGCTCAAACGGACGAGTGTGTCATCGACGATTCTGTCGTTCTACGACACCGCGGGCGAGGATCTGCAGACCCAGAACGCCACGAGCAGCCTGGCCTATCTCGCGGCGGCCGATGGGTTGATCGTTGTGCTCGACCCATTTCAGTTCCCGGAGAACATCCAGCGCGGCCGGAGCTTGGGCGTCAGCGAGGACTCCTTGGACACGCCTGCGATCGAGGTGATCTCCCGAATCACCGAGCTGCTGCGGGAAGCCGACTCGGTGAAGGCCAGCAAGCGGATCAAACGTCCGCTGGCACTGGTGGTTTCAAAGATCGACGCATTTTTCGACGATGTTCCGAGCGACCACGCCATCCGGCAGTCACCGTCCAAGCTACCCGCCTTCGATGAGGCTGAGTCGGCCGACCTACACAACCACGTCGAGGCGTTGATCGACGAGTGGGGCGGGGAAGACGTGCTGAGCCTGCTGCGCACCAACTACGACAACTACCGGTTTTTCGCGGCGTCGGCGTTAGGGGCGCAGCCCGACTATCGGGCCGCTCGCGCTGACAGCCAGGGGCTGCGTCCGCATAGGGTCGCCGAGCCGCTGTTGTGGCTGATGGCCAACGACAAGATCATCGCGAAGCAGGGGTGA
- a CDS encoding peptidoglycan recognition protein family protein — MTVHHTAVTLGDNRNAPSRLRQHQRYHQDSHGWIDIAYHIGVDRNGNIFELRKPELVGDTATNYDPTGHFLVVCEGNFEVEQVTEAQLNGAAFAFAWAAQRFAIATTTLGGHRDASPETACPGANLYAHVTSGDLKLRVDNLIARGTVDLHAICGEEASAIVADIEAGLR; from the coding sequence ATGACGGTTCACCACACCGCAGTGACTCTCGGCGACAACAGGAACGCCCCATCTCGGTTGCGACAACACCAGCGCTATCACCAAGACTCACATGGTTGGATCGATATTGCGTATCACATCGGCGTCGACCGGAACGGGAACATATTCGAGTTGCGGAAACCCGAGCTTGTGGGGGATACGGCAACAAATTACGACCCGACCGGACATTTCCTTGTGGTCTGCGAGGGCAATTTCGAAGTAGAGCAGGTGACGGAGGCGCAACTCAACGGAGCAGCATTTGCGTTCGCTTGGGCGGCGCAACGATTCGCAATCGCGACCACCACATTGGGGGGTCATCGCGACGCAAGCCCGGAGACAGCTTGTCCCGGTGCAAATCTCTACGCCCACGTCACCTCGGGAGACCTCAAGCTCCGCGTTGACAACTTGATTGCCAGGGGCACTGTGGACTTGCACGCAATCTGTGGTGAGGAGGCTTCCGCAATAGTGGCGGATATCGAGGCGGGGTTGCGGTAG